GGAAGTGAAGAACTCACTGGTAATTCCGGCCGCTGCCCTTAGATTTGCTCCTCCCGCTGCGCCAGGGAAAACTCAGGTTTCGTCTGGAGGTGGACTTGTCAGCAAGCTTTTGCCGAGATTTCCCGGACGTCCGAGGGGAATGCCGGCGTCGAAACCGGATTCTTCCAGAGAGGCTTTTTCCAGGGAACGAACAGTTTGGATACTTAAAGACGGAAAACTTGAACCTGTTACGGTAGTAACGGGAGCCACAAATGGAGTTCTTACTGAAATCACAGGTGGTGATTTGCAACCGGGAACGGATGTCGTGGTTGATGTGATTTTCAGCAAAAAAAGCTAACCAGACGACAAAGTTTAGGGGCAGTTCCCCCGACTAAGGTGGCACTGCCTCAGCCGATTATTTTAGCAGAGTTGATCCGGTAATGATCGGTTCATAGGATAGTATCTTCGTGATTTTTGTTGGTAGTTTGGAAAGTAATTCAAACAACATAATAGCTGGGTTAGAAGAATATGCCTATTGAATTCAAATCTGTTACTAAGATTTATGGTTCTGGTCGTGCTGCTGTGCAAGCCCTTCGGGGGGTAGATCTTCGGATCGATGAAGGCGAATTTGTGGCGGTTATGGGACCAAGCGGCTCGGGAAAGTCCACCTGCCTTCATATAATGGGTTGCTTGGATACCCCCACATCAGGAGAATATCTTTTCAAGGATGTAAACGTTGCAAAAATAAGTCGATACCAGCGTGCGATGCTTCGCCGTTACCATCTGGGGTTTGTGTTTCAGGGGTTTCATCTTTTGAATAGAGCTACCGCTCTTGAGAATGTTGAACTTCCTTTGGTTTATCACGGTTTGCCAGCTAAGGAACGTCGCGCTAAAGCTCTGGATGCGCTCGGAGTGGTTGGACTTTCGGGTTGGGAAGATCATACTCCGGCAGAACTTTCCGGGGGACAACAACAACGAGTTGCGATCGCTCGAGCGCTGGTTACGCGTCCTTCTGTAATCCTTGCAGATGAACCCACCGGTAATTTGGATTCGGTGCAAAGCCATGAAATCATGAAGCTTCTCACTTCTCTTAATAAGGATTATGGCATCACCGTAGTGATGATCACTCACGATGCTGAAATGGCTACCTACGCAGAAAGGACTATTCGGTTTTTTGATGGTAGAGTTGTTAGTTAGAACTGAGCACCGCTACGCCCCTTGGTTATAAACTGAAACGGGAGGTAAAAGCCGATGTTTTGGAATATGCTTAAAATAGCTCTGCGAGAGATCAGGCGTAATGTTATGCGGTCTTTTTTAACAATTCTAGGCATTGTTATAGGGGTTGCGGCGGTAATAACAATGGTGACCGTGGGGAGAGGAGCAACCGAGCAGGTGCGGCAACAAATCGCAAGTATGGGAAGTAATGTGCTGATAATTACTCAAGGGAAACGCTTCGGACATGGACAGCCTTTTGGAGCTAATATTCCCTTTAAGGAAGCCGACTCGGAAGCTATAGTAAGAGATATTACAGGAGTGGCGGCAGTAGCACCTGTTTCCAGTCAGGCTTTGACTGCAGTATATGGTAACCAGAACTGGACAACTCAGGTTACAGGCACTACCAACGACTACTTTATTGTGACAAATAGAAAACTCAAACAAGGAAGGCTCTTTGATGAAAGCGAACTAAGAAGTGGAGCCTCAGTTTGCATTTTGGGCGAAACGGTAAGAAAAATGCTCTTTGGAGCTCAAAACGCTCTTGGGGAAAGCGTTAGACTTCAAAAGTTTTCCTGCGAAGTGATAGGTATTCTGGAAGCGAAAGGACAGACCGCTACGGGAATTGATCAGGATGACTTTGTAGCTATTCCTTTAAGAACATTTCAACGCCGTGTTGCAGGAAATCAGAATGTTGGAACCATTATGGTTTCTCTTAAAGATGGTGTGCCTACAGAAAAAGGGCAAGAAAGTATTACCATACTGATGAGAGAAAGACGCCACTTAAGACCTGGAGATGAAGATAATTTTTCCGTTCTGGATATGAAAGAGATTACCAAAATGCTTACTAGCACGACGGAATTGCTTACGACTCTCCTGGGATCTGTTGCTGCGGTGAGCCTTCTTGTGGGAGGTGTGGGAATTATGAACATTATGCTTGTTTCGGTAACCGAACGCACTCGAGAAATTGGGCTTCGTCTTGCCATAGGAGCAACTGAGGAAGAAGTGCTCTTTCAATTTTTGATCGAAGCGGTGGTTCTTTCGGCTTTTGGGGGCATCATCGGGATTATTATTGCTGTGGGAGCATCGTTTGTTCTTACGAACATGATGAAAGTGCCTTATCATTTTCAGCCTGGTATAAACCTGTTAGCCTTTTTATTTTCCGCCGCCATAGGAATTATCTTTGGTTATGTGCCTGCCAGAAGAGCGGCTCAGATGGATCCAATAGAAGCTCTTCGGCACGAGTAACAATCGAGATCTGAGCCAGCCCAGAGCAGTGTCAATAACAGGGGTCGTCTTTACAATTATTCTGTTGACACTATATCGCAAAATACATGATAGAGGTTTTGAAAGCTCAGGGTGACTTGTGGGGCGTGTCGTAAATTTGCGGGAGATTGAAACATGAATATCCGACTTATAATTGTTGCTTGCATAATTTTTTATCAGTTTTTCTCTGCAGGATTATCTTTCGGCGAGGATAATGGTTCCACAAAACTTACACTGCAGGAAGCAATATCAGAAGCTCTTAAAAATAACACACTTATTCAGGAAGCTCTTGAACGAGAAAAAGCGGCGGTTTGGGAAGAAAAGAGCGCTAGAGCGGATCTCCTGCCTAAGGTTTCTCTTTCTTACGAATATGTGCGTCTTAAAGAAGATCCATACGCAATTTTTTCTAACATGAAGGTTGGCGTAGGTCCTCTCAATAATTACTCATGGAACGCAACGGTAACTCAACCTGTTTTCACCGGTTTTGCTCTGGAAACTAAAAAGAAAATTGCCGAACTTGGTATCACATCCAGGACATTTGACCGAGAACGAGCTATGCTCGATGTGGTAAAAATGACCAAGGTGGCTTATTTTCGAGTGCTCCTTGCGGAAAAGTATCTTCGAGTTGCAGAAGAGCAGGAGGCTCAGCTTAAGGCGCACCTTAACGATGCAAAAGCCTTTTACGAACAGGGACTTATTCCTCAGAACGATCTTCTAAAGTCTGAGGTGGCCTATGCCAGAGCTCAGCAAGAAAGGGTTTCCGCCGAAAGTTCTCTTGCTGTAGCCATTTCGTCCTTCAATACAGTTCTTCGCCGATCTTTGAACGATAAGACTCAACTGGAAGATGTAACAGCGCTTCCCTCGGTTTCTTA
Above is a window of Thermodesulforhabdaceae bacterium DNA encoding:
- a CDS encoding ABC transporter permease, whose translation is MFWNMLKIALREIRRNVMRSFLTILGIVIGVAAVITMVTVGRGATEQVRQQIASMGSNVLIITQGKRFGHGQPFGANIPFKEADSEAIVRDITGVAAVAPVSSQALTAVYGNQNWTTQVTGTTNDYFIVTNRKLKQGRLFDESELRSGASVCILGETVRKMLFGAQNALGESVRLQKFSCEVIGILEAKGQTATGIDQDDFVAIPLRTFQRRVAGNQNVGTIMVSLKDGVPTEKGQESITILMRERRHLRPGDEDNFSVLDMKEITKMLTSTTELLTTLLGSVAAVSLLVGGVGIMNIMLVSVTERTREIGLRLAIGATEEEVLFQFLIEAVVLSAFGGIIGIIIAVGASFVLTNMMKVPYHFQPGINLLAFLFSAAIGIIFGYVPARRAAQMDPIEALRHE
- a CDS encoding ABC transporter ATP-binding protein gives rise to the protein MPIEFKSVTKIYGSGRAAVQALRGVDLRIDEGEFVAVMGPSGSGKSTCLHIMGCLDTPTSGEYLFKDVNVAKISRYQRAMLRRYHLGFVFQGFHLLNRATALENVELPLVYHGLPAKERRAKALDALGVVGLSGWEDHTPAELSGGQQQRVAIARALVTRPSVILADEPTGNLDSVQSHEIMKLLTSLNKDYGITVVMITHDAEMATYAERTIRFFDGRVVS
- a CDS encoding TolC family protein, which gives rise to MNIRLIIVACIIFYQFFSAGLSFGEDNGSTKLTLQEAISEALKNNTLIQEALEREKAAVWEEKSARADLLPKVSLSYEYVRLKEDPYAIFSNMKVGVGPLNNYSWNATVTQPVFTGFALETKKKIAELGITSRTFDRERAMLDVVKMTKVAYFRVLLAEKYLRVAEEQEAQLKAHLNDAKAFYEQGLIPQNDLLKSEVAYARAQQERVSAESSLAVAISSFNTVLRRSLNDKTQLEDVTALPSVSYDLSALMDEALTNRPEIKMLEIALKQAQLGEQLARSGYYPKVYVFGQYKQQGEDWRATQNDYQNSYNASVGVQINWPIFESGKTRAESAKALHERLAVAEKIKGVKDSIMLEVKDAFEKLTVAQKNIATAEAALSQAKENYRITNLQYQQQITTSTEVLDAQTYLTQAQVNYYNALYGYYTAQAELERAVGKKWWTSAQK